A single Silvibacterium dinghuense DNA region contains:
- a CDS encoding ABC transporter permease, with product MQTLRQDLAYALRQMRQAPLFTLTALLTLALGIGATTAIFSLIDSVMLKSLPVVDPASLYRIGSGSDCCIEGGPQDNWGMFSYGFYQRLKASAPEFSELAAFQAGGSQFSVRRGESDRVAKPLQGEFVSGNYFSTFGIGAFAGRALGPDDDRRSSSPVAMLSYRTWQQQYGSDPSVIGSTFIVDSHPVTIIGITPPGFFGETIRTDPPDLYVPLEQEPLFRGSNSLNGHFQAWLRIIGRLRPGASVAPLPDRFTALLRQWLLHESDMPSEWISGIQSGISHQVIHIVPAGAGVGTMRDNYAASLRILITVCALVLLIACANIANLLLARGAARRAQTSVRLALGASRRRLIRQTLTESLLLSVLGGLAGLAVAYAGVRLIVALVFRHAHSVPIAATPSLPVLGFAFALSLVTGVLFGVAPAWIASHADPAEALRGVNRSTRDSSSASQKVLVIAQAALSIVLLAGAGLLTRSLANLQHQDFGYQTDHRVTISLSAPWASYTPARIDAMYRDLEDQLAHLPGVRRAALAQYTPLTDNWGELIIRQGHPMPNLNEEVGSSWDHVAPGYLETLGQRILCGRSISEDDTATTEKVAVVDETFVHRFFKPGEDPIGQSFGLDLPQYSSTYKIVGVVARATYSDPAGTEPPRPIFFVPLAQRVHYDNATMQSIDDETHYIEGAVLQVRGSTDGLEAEVRHVLAQVDPNLTLLGVRTLEDQVDSNFDQQRVVAQMTGLFGILALVLAAIGLYGVTAYTVARRTSEIGVRMALGADRTNITRLVLRGAFTHILIGLAIGIPIAIGCSKLISAQLFHVRGWDPLVLGGSTLALGLCALVASILPARRAASIDPVRALRME from the coding sequence ATGCAGACTCTCCGACAGGATCTCGCGTACGCGCTGCGGCAGATGCGCCAAGCACCGCTCTTCACCCTCACCGCACTGCTCACGCTGGCTCTGGGCATTGGCGCTACCACTGCGATCTTCTCGCTGATCGACTCTGTCATGCTCAAATCGCTGCCGGTCGTCGATCCCGCCAGCCTCTACCGCATCGGCAGCGGTTCCGACTGCTGCATCGAAGGCGGCCCGCAAGACAACTGGGGGATGTTTTCATACGGTTTCTACCAGCGGCTGAAGGCTTCGGCTCCGGAGTTCTCCGAACTTGCCGCCTTCCAGGCTGGAGGATCGCAGTTCAGCGTCCGCCGCGGAGAAAGCGATCGCGTTGCCAAGCCGCTCCAGGGAGAGTTCGTCAGCGGCAACTACTTCTCCACTTTCGGGATTGGCGCCTTTGCCGGCCGCGCACTCGGCCCCGACGACGATCGCCGCTCGTCTTCTCCTGTAGCCATGCTCAGCTATCGCACCTGGCAGCAGCAGTATGGCTCTGATCCGTCGGTCATCGGCTCTACCTTCATCGTCGACAGCCATCCGGTCACCATCATCGGCATCACCCCACCCGGATTCTTTGGCGAAACCATCCGCACCGATCCCCCCGACCTCTATGTCCCTCTCGAGCAGGAACCGCTCTTCCGCGGAAGCAACTCGCTCAACGGCCATTTCCAGGCCTGGCTGCGCATCATCGGACGCCTGCGCCCAGGCGCCAGCGTGGCTCCGCTTCCGGATCGTTTCACCGCACTGCTCCGTCAGTGGCTCTTGCATGAGAGCGACATGCCCTCGGAATGGATAAGCGGCATTCAGTCCGGCATTTCGCATCAGGTGATTCATATCGTTCCCGCCGGAGCCGGCGTCGGCACCATGCGCGACAACTATGCCGCCAGCCTGCGCATTCTCATCACCGTCTGCGCTCTGGTGCTGCTGATCGCCTGCGCGAACATTGCCAACCTGCTGCTGGCCCGCGGCGCAGCCCGCCGCGCCCAGACTTCGGTGAGGCTGGCTCTCGGTGCATCACGCCGGCGTCTCATCCGGCAGACGCTCACCGAGAGCCTGCTGCTCTCCGTACTCGGTGGGCTTGCCGGACTCGCTGTCGCTTATGCCGGCGTCCGCCTCATCGTCGCGCTGGTCTTCCGCCATGCACATTCGGTCCCCATTGCGGCCACACCCTCGCTGCCCGTGCTCGGCTTCGCCTTCGCGCTCTCGCTCGTGACAGGCGTACTTTTTGGCGTAGCCCCGGCGTGGATCGCGTCCCATGCCGATCCGGCCGAGGCGCTGCGCGGCGTCAATCGCAGCACCCGGGACAGCTCCTCGGCCTCGCAAAAGGTGCTCGTCATAGCCCAGGCAGCGCTCTCCATTGTGTTGCTCGCCGGAGCCGGGCTGCTCACCCGCAGCCTCGCCAACCTCCAGCACCAGGACTTCGGCTACCAGACCGATCACCGCGTCACCATCAGCCTTTCCGCGCCCTGGGCCAGCTATACGCCCGCTCGCATTGACGCTATGTACCGTGATCTGGAGGACCAGCTCGCGCACCTGCCCGGCGTCCGCCGCGCCGCCCTCGCGCAATACACCCCGCTCACCGACAACTGGGGCGAACTCATTATTCGTCAAGGACATCCCATGCCAAACCTCAACGAAGAGGTCGGCTCTTCCTGGGATCACGTCGCTCCCGGCTATCTGGAAACCCTTGGCCAAAGAATCCTGTGCGGCCGCTCCATCTCTGAAGATGACACCGCCACTACCGAGAAGGTCGCCGTCGTCGATGAGACCTTCGTCCATCGCTTCTTCAAGCCCGGAGAAGACCCTATCGGTCAATCTTTCGGTCTTGACCTACCCCAGTACAGCAGCACCTACAAGATCGTCGGTGTCGTGGCCCGTGCCACGTATTCGGACCCCGCCGGGACCGAGCCGCCGCGCCCCATCTTCTTCGTTCCCCTGGCCCAGCGTGTCCACTACGATAACGCGACCATGCAGTCCATCGATGACGAGACCCACTACATCGAAGGCGCTGTCCTCCAGGTACGAGGCAGCACGGATGGGCTCGAAGCGGAAGTCCGCCACGTCCTTGCCCAGGTCGATCCCAATCTCACCCTGCTCGGCGTTCGGACGCTTGAAGATCAAGTCGACTCAAACTTCGATCAGCAGCGCGTCGTCGCCCAGATGACCGGCTTGTTCGGTATCCTCGCACTGGTCCTTGCCGCCATCGGACTTTATGGCGTGACCGCCTATACCGTCGCACGCCGTACCAGCGAAATCGGCGTCCGCATGGCCCTCGGCGCCGACCGCACCAATATCACCCGCCTCGTACTGCGCGGTGCCTTCACGCACATCCTCATCGGCCTGGCCATCGGCATCCCCATCGCCATCGGATGCTCCAAGCTCATCTCCGCCCAGCTTTTCCATGTCCGGGGATGGGATCCACTCGTCCTCGGCGGTTCGACCCTGGCGCTCGGGCTCTGCGCCCTGGTGGCCAGCATCCTGCCTGCCCGCCGGGCAGCCTCGATCGACCCGGTCCGGGCACTGCGCATGGAATGA
- a CDS encoding YtxH domain-containing protein: MSEEKGSSGFSWFLAGLGIGALVGVLYAPKAGRETREDLANGAREGKEYLRQRSQEAADQVTQIVDRGRVQVNEYVDRGREYVDRGKAQWEDFLTQGRQVVNAQKEKVAAAVDAGREAYKHTAHEPEAQETPLT, encoded by the coding sequence ATGTCAGAAGAAAAAGGTTCAAGCGGATTCAGCTGGTTTCTGGCCGGTCTGGGTATCGGAGCATTGGTCGGCGTCCTTTACGCGCCGAAGGCAGGACGCGAGACCCGCGAAGATCTGGCAAACGGCGCCCGCGAAGGCAAGGAGTACCTGCGTCAGCGCTCGCAGGAGGCTGCCGATCAGGTGACGCAGATCGTCGACCGTGGCCGGGTGCAGGTCAATGAATATGTCGATCGCGGCCGCGAATACGTGGACCGCGGCAAGGCGCAATGGGAAGATTTCCTGACGCAGGGCCGCCAGGTCGTGAACGCGCAGAAGGAAAAGGTTGCTGCAGCGGTCGATGCCGGACGCGAGGCCTACAAGCACACGGCGCATGAACCCGAGGCGCAGGAGACGCCCCTCACCTAG
- a CDS encoding cysteine desulfurase family protein: MQRIYLDANATTPLVPEVLDAMRPWLLESFGNASSVHHYGQQARAAVEKARTQAAALLHCREAEIVFTSGGTESDNMALFGLLTPGDHLITSAIEHHAVLHAAERLRDRGVEVSFLTTSAAGIIDPAEVRAALRPSTKLISVMMANNETGIIQPVEEIGRIAHEADVWFHTDAVQAAGKLKLDVDAIGCDLLSLSGHKMHAPQGTGILYIRRNTRLEPLFFGGSHERQRRAGTENVAGIVGLGRAAELAAEAIASGKLDRVAALRNRFEQGILSRVPGTAVNGDGPRVPNTSSLYFGDVEGEALVIALDMKGIAVSGGSACQSGASEPSHVLAGMGYPASRARASVRFSLSKLTTEADIDTALAVVPEAVERLRAIAPVNAGTLG; this comes from the coding sequence ATGCAACGCATTTATCTGGACGCCAATGCCACCACGCCTCTGGTTCCCGAGGTGCTGGACGCGATGCGTCCCTGGCTGCTCGAAAGCTTCGGCAACGCCTCTTCGGTTCATCACTACGGCCAGCAGGCCCGTGCCGCGGTCGAAAAGGCGCGTACCCAGGCCGCCGCCCTGCTCCACTGCCGCGAGGCCGAAATTGTCTTCACCTCCGGCGGCACCGAGAGCGACAACATGGCCCTCTTCGGCCTGCTCACGCCCGGCGATCACCTCATCACCTCGGCCATCGAGCACCATGCCGTGCTCCATGCCGCCGAGCGCCTGCGCGACCGTGGCGTCGAGGTCAGCTTCCTCACCACATCCGCCGCAGGCATCATCGATCCCGCCGAGGTCCGCGCCGCGCTGCGCCCCAGCACCAAGCTCATCAGCGTGATGATGGCCAACAATGAGACCGGCATCATTCAGCCGGTCGAAGAGATCGGCCGCATCGCCCACGAGGCCGACGTCTGGTTCCACACCGACGCCGTGCAGGCCGCCGGCAAGCTCAAGCTCGACGTCGACGCCATCGGCTGTGACCTGCTCAGCCTCTCCGGCCACAAGATGCACGCCCCGCAAGGCACCGGCATCCTTTACATCCGCCGCAACACGCGCCTCGAACCGCTCTTCTTCGGCGGATCGCACGAGCGTCAGCGCCGCGCCGGGACGGAGAACGTCGCCGGCATCGTCGGCCTGGGCCGCGCCGCCGAGCTGGCTGCGGAAGCCATTGCCTCCGGCAAGCTCGACCGCGTTGCAGCGCTGCGCAACCGTTTCGAGCAGGGCATCCTCAGCCGCGTTCCCGGCACCGCCGTCAACGGCGACGGCCCGCGCGTGCCCAACACTTCGAGCCTGTATTTTGGCGACGTCGAAGGCGAGGCGCTGGTCATTGCGCTCGATATGAAGGGCATTGCTGTCTCCGGAGGCTCGGCCTGCCAGTCCGGCGCATCGGAGCCCTCGCATGTGCTGGCCGGCATGGGTTACCCCGCCAGCCGCGCCCGTGCCAGTGTCCGCTTTTCACTCTCGAAACTCACCACCGAGGCCGACATCGACACCGCGCTCGCCGTCGTCCCCGAAGCCGTCGAACGCCTGCGCGCCATCGCCCCGGTCAACGCCGGAACCCTCGGCTAA
- a CDS encoding tetratricopeptide repeat protein, producing the protein MPCRSGVYATVSEPAMLPLSQPLQEGLRHHGAGRLAEAAVLYQQALESSPGDPEAFLLLGILARQARRPRQAIDLLTFAARQMPEAAHVHLNIARSWLDLGFASPQSLEEAERACRRSLALDAGNGQAWSCLASIENRRGHRDEARAAWIQALRLPRRAGRHGRTSGAGRAAYSIGILFAREGRHEDAIRVYRNGLRHAPSDARLHFACAASAASLGRRDEAISSYRRAVRLRPDFPEAFLNLGNLLYDRNDFLGSARCYARAVSLRPNYAKGWCNLGNALSALERYKAATAAYERSLSLAPETVAARHNLGNALLHEREYRRAEQCFRAALEADATSPEHHNSLGNALLQQQRTADAQSCYRRALELRPDYATAHINLANTLLYQGEHGSVTGPMMEHYRRGIELEPTNAGGQYNLSLSCLRAGLYAEGWQRHEHRWEFRELHQSRRDFRQPQWQGEPLAGATILLYAEQGLGDTLQFIRYAPLVAALGAQVILEVQPRLRRLLTGMDGIAQVLTRGEDLPAFDWHCPLMSLPLAFGTTLETIPAAVPYLRPDPALVSAAWERWPRRDDRMRVGITWAGNPSHRADHQRSLPLALFAPLGHPTHIDFYSLQYGQAAGELQHAPFPIHNASSQDKDLADTSAFISTLDLVLSIDTSIAHLTGGLGKPLWILLPHLADWRWLEGRSDSPWYPTARLFRQPVSGDWPSTVAALSAALEK; encoded by the coding sequence ATGCCTTGTAGATCCGGCGTGTACGCCACCGTTTCCGAGCCCGCGATGCTCCCACTCTCCCAGCCCTTGCAGGAAGGTCTGCGTCATCACGGAGCCGGCCGCCTTGCCGAGGCCGCTGTCCTCTACCAGCAGGCGCTCGAGTCCAGTCCAGGCGATCCGGAAGCCTTCCTGCTGCTCGGCATCCTCGCCCGGCAGGCGCGCCGCCCGCGGCAGGCCATCGACCTGCTGACGTTTGCTGCCCGGCAGATGCCCGAAGCCGCGCATGTGCACCTGAATATTGCCCGCTCCTGGCTCGATCTCGGCTTCGCTTCCCCACAATCTCTTGAGGAAGCCGAGCGCGCCTGCCGGCGCTCGCTTGCCCTCGATGCGGGCAACGGACAGGCATGGTCCTGCCTGGCCTCCATCGAAAACCGCCGCGGCCATCGGGACGAAGCTCGTGCCGCCTGGATTCAGGCTCTCCGCCTGCCGCGACGCGCCGGCCGGCACGGCCGCACCAGCGGGGCCGGCCGCGCCGCATACTCGATCGGCATCCTCTTTGCCCGCGAGGGCCGTCACGAAGACGCCATTCGCGTCTATCGGAACGGGCTGCGCCACGCCCCCAGCGACGCGCGGCTGCACTTCGCCTGCGCCGCCTCCGCAGCCTCGCTCGGCCGCCGCGACGAGGCCATTTCCTCATATCGCCGCGCCGTCCGGCTTCGCCCCGATTTCCCTGAGGCCTTCCTCAACCTCGGCAACCTGCTCTATGACCGCAACGACTTCCTCGGCTCCGCCCGCTGCTATGCCCGCGCCGTCTCGCTGCGGCCGAACTACGCCAAGGGCTGGTGCAACCTGGGCAATGCGCTCTCGGCGCTTGAGCGCTACAAGGCAGCCACCGCTGCCTACGAACGCTCGCTCTCCCTCGCGCCGGAGACCGTTGCCGCCCGGCACAATCTCGGCAACGCCCTGCTCCACGAGCGCGAATACCGCCGCGCCGAGCAATGTTTCCGCGCCGCTCTCGAAGCCGACGCCACCAGCCCTGAGCATCACAACAGCCTCGGCAACGCCCTGCTCCAGCAACAGCGCACCGCCGATGCCCAGAGCTGTTATCGGCGCGCACTCGAGTTGCGCCCCGACTATGCCACCGCCCACATCAACCTCGCCAATACGCTGCTTTACCAGGGCGAACACGGCTCTGTGACCGGTCCGATGATGGAGCACTATCGCCGCGGCATCGAGCTCGAGCCCACCAACGCCGGCGGCCAGTACAACCTCTCCTTATCCTGCCTCCGCGCCGGGCTTTACGCCGAAGGCTGGCAGCGGCACGAGCACCGCTGGGAGTTCCGCGAACTCCACCAGAGCCGCCGGGATTTCCGCCAGCCGCAATGGCAAGGAGAACCGCTGGCAGGTGCGACCATCCTCCTTTACGCCGAGCAAGGCCTCGGCGACACCCTGCAGTTCATCCGTTATGCGCCGCTGGTCGCCGCTCTCGGCGCTCAGGTGATCCTGGAAGTCCAGCCGCGTCTCCGCCGGCTGCTCACCGGGATGGACGGCATCGCGCAGGTCCTTACCCGCGGCGAGGACCTACCCGCCTTCGACTGGCACTGCCCGCTGATGAGCCTGCCGCTGGCCTTCGGCACCACCCTCGAAACCATCCCTGCCGCCGTGCCCTATCTCCGCCCCGATCCGGCCCTGGTCTCCGCAGCCTGGGAGCGCTGGCCGCGCCGCGATGACCGCATGCGTGTCGGAATCACCTGGGCCGGCAACCCCTCGCACCGCGCCGATCACCAGCGCTCGCTCCCCCTGGCGCTCTTCGCGCCGCTCGGCCACCCTACGCACATCGACTTCTATTCGCTCCAGTATGGGCAAGCCGCCGGCGAGCTCCAGCACGCCCCCTTCCCCATCCACAACGCAAGCTCACAGGACAAGGATCTCGCCGACACCTCCGCCTTCATCTCCACCCTCGACCTGGTGCTCTCCATCGATACCTCGATCGCCCACCTTACGGGTGGACTCGGCAAGCCACTCTGGATTCTTCTGCCTCATCTGGCTGACTGGCGCTGGCTTGAAGGCCGCAGCGATAGCCCCTGGTATCCCACTGCCCGGCTTTTTCGCCAGCCTGTCTCCGGCGATTGGCCCTCAACCGTCGCTGCGCTCTCGGCTGCTCTCGAGAAATAG
- a CDS encoding ABC transporter ATP-binding protein, translating into MREAPVLELDRVSRSYRGIPAIREVSFRVGAGEVVGYLGANGSGKSTTVKIITGLLQPDDGRVLYCGWNIREDMTGFRAALGYVPEEAHVYTYLSGMEYLELAGRLRSMSEAQIAFRAERLLSLLGLTDWRHSPIGLYSKGMKQRVLIAAALLHDPSLLIFDEPLSGLDATTARLFRNLLRELGGQGKAVLYISHVLEVVEQVCDRVVVITKGRVVADASPAEVRALTGDVEFEDAFARLVEGEDTVEVARQVVAAVRG; encoded by the coding sequence ATGAGGGAAGCACCGGTTCTGGAACTGGACAGGGTTTCACGGAGCTATCGCGGTATTCCGGCGATCCGCGAGGTGAGCTTTCGCGTGGGGGCGGGTGAGGTGGTCGGATACCTGGGCGCGAATGGCTCGGGCAAGTCGACGACGGTGAAGATCATCACTGGCTTGTTGCAGCCGGACGATGGCCGGGTGCTCTATTGCGGCTGGAATATCCGCGAAGACATGACGGGCTTTCGCGCGGCGCTGGGTTATGTGCCGGAGGAGGCGCATGTCTACACCTACCTCTCAGGGATGGAGTATCTGGAGCTTGCGGGGCGGCTGCGGAGCATGTCCGAAGCGCAGATAGCATTTCGCGCGGAGCGGTTGCTCTCCCTGCTCGGATTGACAGACTGGCGGCATTCCCCCATCGGGCTTTACTCGAAAGGCATGAAGCAGCGTGTGTTGATTGCCGCTGCGCTGCTGCACGATCCATCATTGCTGATCTTCGATGAGCCCTTGTCGGGCCTCGATGCGACCACGGCGCGTCTCTTCCGCAACCTGCTGCGCGAGCTGGGCGGGCAGGGCAAGGCTGTGCTTTACATCTCGCACGTGCTCGAGGTGGTGGAGCAGGTGTGCGACAGGGTGGTGGTTATCACGAAGGGGCGCGTGGTGGCCGATGCCTCACCTGCGGAAGTACGGGCGCTGACCGGAGATGTGGAGTTTGAGGATGCCTTTGCGCGGCTGGTTGAGGGCGAGGACACAGTAGAAGTAGCGCGACAGGTGGTTGCCGCGGTGCGAGGCTGA
- the mnmA gene encoding tRNA 2-thiouridine(34) synthase MnmA, with product MVSSFNNTVAVAMSGGVDSSTVAAMLKDEGFDLVGLTLQLWNQRRLAGHEGMPEQVQGRCCSIDDVYDARRVAETLGIPYYLINEQERFERDVVRPFVSEYLAGRTPIPCSLCNDHLKFDQLLVRARQIGADRIATGHYARNHYDEVRGRWILSRPVDRSKDQTYFLFGLTQEQLSRTLFPLGGYQKPEVREMAAQHGLALAAKPDSQEICFIPGGDYKAFIDAYLDEQGEVIPDTAGELVSTSGQVLGKHTGIHNFTIGQRKGLGVSSPNPLYVIQIDHDSHRVTVGSDHESLATTVRAGRLNWVSIPSLESEMRVRVKIRHRHEPAPATLRMVAPDVAEAAFDEPQRAVTPGQAAVFYDGDEVVGGGWIAS from the coding sequence GTGGTGTCTTCTTTCAACAACACGGTGGCTGTGGCCATGTCCGGCGGCGTCGACTCCTCGACCGTCGCGGCCATGCTCAAGGACGAGGGCTTCGACCTGGTCGGCCTGACGCTCCAGCTCTGGAATCAGCGCCGCCTGGCCGGCCACGAGGGCATGCCCGAGCAGGTGCAGGGTCGCTGCTGCTCGATCGACGATGTCTACGACGCCCGCCGTGTCGCCGAAACGCTCGGCATCCCCTACTATCTCATCAACGAGCAGGAGCGCTTCGAGCGCGATGTTGTCCGCCCCTTCGTCTCCGAGTATCTTGCCGGACGCACACCGATCCCCTGCTCACTCTGCAACGATCACTTGAAGTTTGACCAGCTTCTGGTGAGAGCAAGGCAGATCGGCGCCGACCGTATCGCCACCGGCCACTACGCCCGCAATCATTACGACGAGGTACGCGGCCGCTGGATTCTGAGCCGGCCAGTTGATCGCTCAAAGGACCAGACCTACTTCCTCTTCGGACTCACCCAGGAGCAGCTCTCGCGCACGCTCTTCCCGCTTGGCGGCTACCAGAAGCCCGAGGTCCGGGAGATGGCCGCGCAGCACGGTCTTGCGCTGGCCGCCAAGCCCGACTCGCAGGAGATCTGCTTCATCCCCGGCGGCGACTATAAGGCCTTTATCGATGCGTACTTGGATGAACAGGGGGAAGTGATCCCTGACACTGCGGGCGAGCTCGTCTCCACCTCCGGACAGGTGCTCGGGAAGCATACTGGCATCCACAATTTCACCATCGGCCAGCGCAAGGGCCTCGGCGTCTCTTCACCCAACCCTCTCTATGTCATCCAGATCGACCACGACAGCCACCGTGTCACCGTCGGTTCCGACCATGAGTCCCTGGCCACCACCGTCCGCGCCGGTCGTCTCAACTGGGTCTCTATCCCCTCGCTGGAAAGCGAGATGCGCGTCCGGGTGAAAATCCGCCATCGCCACGAGCCTGCTCCCGCGACCCTGCGCATGGTCGCTCCCGACGTGGCCGAGGCCGCCTTCGACGAACCGCAGCGTGCCGTCACCCCCGGTCAGGCCGCAGTCTTCTATGACGGCGATGAGGTCGTCGGCGGCGGCTGGATCGCCTCCTAA
- a CDS encoding PadR family transcriptional regulator, which translates to MPAEPKDKTDPRLSHTAALILQSIHTGQIYGFSVMEQTGLPSGTVYPALRRLERDGLIASKWEAQSIADREQRPPRKYYRLTREGLTALENVLKRYPLIEKLIPTPASNA; encoded by the coding sequence ATGCCGGCCGAGCCAAAAGACAAGACAGACCCGCGGCTCTCTCACACTGCCGCTCTCATCCTGCAATCCATCCACACCGGCCAGATTTACGGCTTCAGCGTGATGGAGCAGACCGGCCTGCCCAGCGGCACTGTTTACCCGGCCCTGCGCCGCCTCGAGCGCGATGGCCTTATCGCCTCCAAGTGGGAGGCGCAGTCGATTGCCGACCGCGAGCAGCGCCCACCCCGCAAGTACTACCGCCTGACTCGCGAGGGCCTCACCGCGCTCGAGAACGTCCTCAAACGCTATCCGCTGATCGAGAAACTCATCCCCACACCCGCGAGCAACGCATGA